The sequence below is a genomic window from Daphnia pulicaria isolate SC F1-1A chromosome 6, SC_F0-13Bv2, whole genome shotgun sequence.
GCGACTCGGGTCGTTGAATGGCCGAGATCTGCACGACGAACAAAAGCGATCGGCGCCGTTGAGCGGCGGTGATTTTTCACAGAAAATCTTTCCTCTCGTTGGTCGTCGCATTCTCTTATCCGGGCAGCCATCCGACATTTACCAATCAACAAGCGCAATCATTTCAGCATCGGGGCGCGCTTTAGGCTAAGAAAAAGTGTAATGTCCTCCTCCGTCGCTCTCCGGGAGAAACTCAAAAAAGCTCCCACGGACTGTAAGACTAAACCGCGAGAAGAAAAGGGTCGAGTTTCTACGATTGATCATCCATCAAGttgtttcaaattatttcgtgttttttgtttttttattttttattttttaaaaaaaggggggaggcgcttaaagttctttttttttaaagaattcacCGAGTCCACAGCGAGACATGACTAGActgtatttcccttttttctttttctttttctacatcTCGGGAAGACTAAACCAATTTCGATAATAGCGATAACCCCGGCGAGAAACAAACACGCCGAAATGCGCATATAGATTTCCAACGATTTCAGCACTCGCTCAAAAAACTGAAATATTCGATTTGATTAATAGACGACACGAgctcaaatatttcaaaacaaatttttgtttccgcatCAAAATAAAACGACGCAGTCTTTGACGATAATTTAATTGGCTTTAAACGTGCATCTCTATGAATAATATTACAAATTATACAACAATCGTCTCATTTTTATCgaaggtattttttaaaaggttttaggtttttttgtaAGTTTTTATTACGATCAAAATGTTCATAACGTGCATAATTCGGTATTGTAGAATCGGCAGCCTTCTGTTGGCAACATTGGAATTTCTGCGCTGTTTTTGTTGGAGggtagaaaaggggggaagaagGGGCGTGTCTGCAGATGAGTGCAAAGTAAATGTATACATATGTCCTATATTGTAATAGTAATTGTTATCTCTGGTCGGTCACAGCTGGGAGATGCGAAAAGCCGGACTGTCGTCAATCCTTTGGCAACGCCACACGTCCAGCAGCTTTTTTTGCGCCTTTGAGTTGGTCTGGAGCTGCCGCAATACGTTATGTTCCGCTACATTCCGCCCAatccggaaaaagaaaaaaaaaaaagatggggaTATGAAGGAGGTTCAAGATGCGCCGCCGTCTATAGATCCGCTCGACCGCTTTGGCTCTCCAagtgctctgctgtgtgtaGCCCCCCGGAAACCGTCAAATGACCGCCCATAGCATGGCCGTCCGTGCTGATAAATGTACAGAGAGCTTCACGGCCCGCGACGACGACACATCATTAAGACGGCGACGGCTATAACGCCAGTGCCGAAATGTGCCGACACATTGCCCAGCTCTAGCACGTGGAAAAGAGAGCAACTAATaacgaaattttgacttgcaTTGCGCCGTAACTTATTACGTATAACGAAAATCCGAATGCCACATTATTCGTCTCGACTGTATTTGATGTCAGCGCTTGGCGGTTGTATCATTTGAATATTAGTCACACTTCAAAGACGGCTTGATGACTCATATCGATGAATCTTTTCACCGCTTTTCACGTAGCAGATAGGGTAtcttttaatgtttttgtttttttctgttaaagGTATTTGTGTTCAGATGTAGATGCAACGCCATAGCACTAAAGAAACTGGTGCAATCGAACTGTAGGCTATTATCTCTACTAAAGTGTGTGcaattcatttctattttaaaagctATTTTGGTGGTTGAACAAACTGTAGCAAGAAATTTTCGAATAAGTTGAAGACTCATCATCTCAAATGTTTGATCTTATCAATCTAACCATCAATCAAGGATGTGAGAACGATTTCCGTTAACCTTATAAATTACTTCACAAAATAACAGGTTTATGAGTTGTGTCTACAGATCGCATTTATGTTATGTTTACGTGATGTGCACGATTTAAATTACAcgcgataatttttttaagaaatttgcTTCTCCATAATTGTATTACAATTTACCATCACAGAAAAAGCCTGTTCCAAAAACTGAATTTTCTTCTCGACTAACTATTAAATCATATGGTCACATAGTTACAAATACTGTGGATTGGGTAACTTTTTCAAAGAAACAAGGTGCTATAAACAAGAGTGGTTTATGTCATGAATTCCAATCATAATCATACTGAGTTATTCTTCACATTGACACAATAATCACAACTTCCTACCCATTTTTATCATCAGTATTaggatcttcttctccatcttcttcttccaggtgACTGAGACAGCTctgtatttttgttgtttgtgatGAACCTTCAATGCTTGCTTTCAACTTTCTCCTGCTCTCTTTCTGCTTTTTGGATCCAGAACCAAACTCAAATGCGGGCATAACAAGTTTCCCATCTCTGTATGTTTTGCCTTTTTCTGATCGCCCTTCAAAAGTTTTAGGTTTCTTGAACACAATTTTCCCTGAGGTATCAGCAGGCTCGTCAACATCTTCAAGTTTGCGCTTCCTGTCTTCCAGGTCCCTGAGAAATGACAATGCAGCTGCAGTGTTGGACTTGTCAGTAACATCCGAAGTTGCAGCTAAATTGTACTTAACCCATTTGTGTGGGTTTTTCTTGTGATCAGGAGTATTGGTTCTGTTTAGATGATGCTGTCTTCTTGGGGGATAGGatgactttttcaattttggcaTGGGCCTTTTAAACATACTTTCTTCTCCCTTATAAATCGTCACGTCGTCGTTTTTTGAATTCTCTTCATCGATCACTATGTCACACGTAGAAGAAGACAATGCCGGTATTTCTTTGTGGGCAAGTTCTACAATAGgtaaatttccaaaaattgatTCCCGTCTAGCAGaaaattcttcattttgaCACTGCAAAGTGAAACTGTCATTTAGCTTTTGGGGCTCCATAATTGGGAAGATAAGCCTATCGCATACAGATAAGGAATCGTGATCTCCCGAAATCTGCAAACAAAAATCCACATTAAcagtaaaatcaaatttaagtaGCTTAAAGTTGCTATCTAACCTGTAAAGTGAACTTgaacttttatttgatttcttttggaaaAGATATGAAACAAAAGCAGACGGATCGAAATCAAGCATTGTTGCCATTTAAAGACAGTcctaattgaaaaattcaatttttttttggtaaaaagtcaggataattaatttaatgagATTATTaagttttgttaattttcaaaaatcataCTGGACTTAATGCGATGTAGTTGGTTTACTTTGATGGCATAATGGCAACACCTTCTGGCAGACGCCATAATCAAACCGAAAACACGTGGATCACACAAACTTCATTCGTACGGGCTGAATTCAACCACCAAAATGGGTCTTAAAATTAAGAAGTCACCAAAGCCAGTAACAGCTACACAAAAGAAGCAATCCGTTCCTAAGAAATCTACGGTTTCTCCTGCGAAGAAAGGAACTCAGATACCCCCTGCTGGAaagaaaacagagaaaaaaaaatctcagaaaaaaaatgtaacccGTCCGGTTGACGTTCCATCCGAGTATGTTAATATGCAGGATCCATCGATAACTTCAAAATgtgaattacaaaaaagttcggtaagtaaatgaaaaatacgtTGTAGTTTTCagtttttgattttgtaaatGTTTTAGGTTGAAGCTGCTGTTAGCGCAGCTTTCAAAGCACATGAGCTAACTCTTCAGAAAACGAAAGGTGGACAACTATTTGACAGCGAACCACACCCTATAAATCTTCTTGTGTCAGCCATAAAGATTTCAAGTTCTGATCCACAACCCTTTAGAGTGTATGTTAAAAAGTTACAGGCTTAGGTATTAATTTactaaaattaatttgtattttatttttttagtaagGTACCACATCCATTTTTGAATGATGAGTGTGACATTTGTTTGATTGTCCAAGATTTGGAAAAAGGATGGAAGGTTAATCATGAACCTACCACTCAACACTATCAAGAACTTCTTGACagcaaaaatgtttctttcatATCTGAAGTGAGTTCTCCTACTTAATCTAATTAGTTTTAACCATTACAATCAATACTTAactgtaaaatttaaattttgttaggTAATGCCCCTGAGACAGTtgagaattgaatttaaaccATTTGAGGCAAGAGGAAAATTTGCTAAGCGTTTTGATGTTGTATTGGTTGACAAAAGAATTGCCAAGTTTATTCCAAGATATCTTGGTAAAGCATTTTATCAAGCTGGAAAGTATGTCATCATAATTTCGTGTTTCAAGAAGTAATATTTAATTATCTATTCATTAATTTGTACCACTTTAAGATTACCTGTGTCAATCGATATTGAAGCTGAAGATCTTTTAGCCGAAGTTAACCGAGCTCTAGCTACAAGTATGATGTCTATGTCGAATAAAGGCTCAAGTACACAGATGCAGGTTGGATTGTCAAACCAAACTGAGAAGCAAATAATCGAGAATATCATGGCAGTTTATGAAAGCATGCCAAAACATTTccccgggaaatttgaaaatattcgtAGCTTATATATTAGATTCGGAAACAACACATGGACTGTTCCAATCTACGTCAGTTTTGgtaatttaattaatattgTGCTTTGCGGAATCTGTAACATTTATTGGTTTTGGTTTAGCCACTCGAGATTCCGTTACATTGCCAGTCTCCAAGAAACGCGACGAGCCCCTGATCGACGATCTTAGCACACTTGCACCTGGTTGGAAAATTGCTGTTTACCCTAGCGGTGAAGTTAAAAAGATTAAAGACGAAGGATACCAACATACGGATTTGGACGCTGCTATTGAAGACATTGAAGCGCCTGAAAAGGTTTTGGAACTAGATGGCGACGAAGACATGTCTGATGCTGAAATCGACGAAAAGAAAACAGCTGCAGCCAAGACGTCACGCAAAGCTCCCAAAAAtgtgaagaagacgaaaagaaCAACTGAAGCATCTGATGTTGAAGACGAACCCAAAAGTCAAGATAAATCAGAaaagatttcaaagaaaaagaaagcgaaACCAGCTGATGACAGCAGTGAAGACGAAGGCGATGCATTGGAAGAAGAGTACATGAAAGAATTAGATATTCTAGAAGAGAAAATAGTTGGAGCAAACCCTGAAGAAGGTGACGACGCTGAAGATGGTGACGACGCTGAAGATGGTGACGACGCTGAAGATGATGTTGAAGAAGCTGTCGAAGAAGAGGTAAAGAAAGCCGATTCGAAACCTAAGCAgatcaagaagaaaacattgaaaaaaatgaacattaagaaaaaagccaaacgCGCGTAAATGCCTGTCTTTTAATTATGTTTTGTATTCCTTGAACTGCtggacaaaaataaaataccatgATCGGCAAGTGCTTttgagaattttaaaatttcttggaGGAATTGTCAAAATTGAATCTTGAATGATTGAATCAATGTTGCATGAATTGATTAGTCTTTCATAGTTTACGTAGTTGCCTCATTTTAATTTaaccttgaaatattttaagtcATAACAGATTTATAAGAGTTTTCTTAGGATTCGTACACCATTCTTATTtgctgcaatttttttttttaaatttccatttccgaatttttttcgGAATGTAATTTCAAGTTCAGAAAATCACCGTTAGATGCCGAGACAGTAAAACACGTGTGTCGCTgtcgaaaaaacgaaaatgtaaGTGTCCATGAGTGAGACatgtaatttgtttttatgacAACTTAAACTGATTGAAATGCATGTTCTATTCTAATATTATGTACGTATTAACAGGATTTCAAAAAGGAAGTTATCAGAGTCCGATGAAAAGGAAGAAGTTGGTCATGTTCTTGCACAGTTCAAATCCGAAAGTGGCGAACTTTTGGAGTCTCCGATTGATTTACCTCTCAATATAACTACAGCAAACTTGCAGTTGATTTGCAATGCATTCGTTAAAAAGAGTGACGATGAAGCTACTCcctatacattttttgttcaaGATGTAGAAGTTACAAGTAACCTTGCTGCTGCTCTCAAAAACGTAGTATTGGACAGTGAAAAAGTATTGGAAATTATCTATCAACCTCAAGCTGTTTTTCAAGTCAGAGCGGTGACTAGATGCACaaggtaaataaaataatagcaTTTATTGGTCAATAACTAATATAAatacatttaattttctaGTTCTTTACCTGGACATTCAGAAGCTGTCATTTCAGTAAGTTTCAGTCCTGATGGGAAGCAGTTGGCTAGTGGCTCAGGTGATACCACTGTCAGATTCTGGGACTTAAATACAGAAAGTCCCTTGTTCACATGTAAAGGTAAAATAGCTTTGAAATTGCAAAAAATTTCCTGTTTTAAACAGTCAAGTTTTATgccaatattttattttacaggaCACAGACATTGGGTTCTGTGCACTGCTTGGGCCCCCAATGGACAGACTTTGGCATCAGCTTGCAAAAGTGGTGAAATTCGGTTGTGGGATGCCGCAACTGGGACACAGAAAGGCAAACCACTTGTGGGTCATAAACAGTGGGTGACCTGGCTTGTTTGGGAACCTTTTCACTTGAACCCACAGTGCAGGAAGTTAGCAAGTTCTTCCAAAGATGGTGACGTCCGGATATGGGATGTAGTTCTTGGTACTTGTTTGATTAACCTTGCTGGTCATCAACAAGGGGTATCATGTATAAGGTGGGGTGGAACAGGACTCATATATTCCGCATCTCAGGTAATTACAGTCGTTTTCAAAATATATACGAACCAACtcaatatttatttacttaaaattaacaaaatgtgGTTACAGGATCGGACAGTAAAAGTTTGGCGATCTGAAGACGGAATATTATGCAGGACATTGCAAGGGCATGCTCATTGGGTCAACACATTAGCGTTGAGCACCGACTACGTTCTACGAACTGGCGCTTTCGAACCAGCAGAATTTGGGCGCACTCAGAAAACTTTGACGCCCGAAGAAGCACAGAAAAAAGCTCTGGACCGATATAATCTAGTTCAACAAGTCGGTCCCGAACGTTTAGTGTCTGGTTCGGACGATTTCACTCTGTTTTTATGGAATCCTGAAACAGATAAAAAGCATTTAGGTGATGTTTAAGTGGTTTGACATGTTGTGAAGTTATTTAACACATAATTCTGATTTTCTCTGTATTTTTAGCTCGTATGACGGGTCATCAACAATTGGTTAATGACGTCAAATTTTCTCCCGATTCGAGATTGATTGCTTCAGCCTCCTTCGACAAATCGATAAAAATCTGGGATGGAAGAACAGGCAATTTCATAACGACTCTTCGAGGTCACGTACAAGCCGTCTACCAAATTTCCTGGTCGGCCGATTCTCGGCTTCTTGTTAGCGGAAGTGCAGACTCTACTTTGAAAGGTAGGGTTTGAATGAAATGCgatattcatttaattttagagTATATGCAATTTGTCTTTGTATTCAATTCTAGTTTGgaacttaaaaacaaaaaagttgcatTTGGACTTGCCCGGACACGGTGATGAAGTATTTGCTGTTGATTGGAGCCCTGACTCACAACGAGTTGTTTCTGGAGGACGAGATAAAGTTCTGAAGATGTAAATTTTCGTATtctaatttctatttttcggttcgtttaaaaaaaaaaattatttacccTTGACAGATGGCGATATTAACAGAAATCTTCCAATCGATTAAGAAAAGTCTTGATTGTTGAGCATCGTTCTTTTCCGTTTATAGGACTGATCTACAATACAATGGCCATAAACAGCCAATTATTGTTAAATTctgtattttcattttatttcctttctttcttttttttttaagtagacTCCACTTTTAAATAATATGTATCCTGGCAACCTTCACcagaacgtattttttaccagGGATGAAAGCTCAACAACACTAGTATTGTAAGTAAGTTGTGTATTCGTATATATACGTAACCTGTACTATGggttaattgaatttgaaattcgaTAAAAGGTAATTTTATTGGTCAAGTTGCAATTAAACAGGTGACAGGGCTATAATAAATCATGCGATTTTATAGAAGTTTTAgcgttttaattgaaaaagaaacattcttAATCGGCCTGGATTTCTGGAACATTATTTTCCCTATTAAAAAGGCTAcaattttgacttttgacaaataaataataaacaaagaaaatttttttttaaaataaacaataagaaaaacggTAGAATTATTATGTGATAATATACAAAATATATCGGCTTGTCTTAGATCGTAACAGACTAACAGATAACAATGCAATCCAGACCGAAATATTGACTGATGGTAAACAGTGGCTTAAGCTGCCATGGGTGTTTTGACGTCAGAGCTGACGTACTGTCTTTACTTAATTCATGGAGGCGTGATATTATTGACTAAATACATTTGTGACAGAAGTATTGTAGAAAGCTGGAGATTACATaggattgaaataaataatgtaGATACCAGTCATAATTCTACATGATAAAAAAATGGCTCGTCAGTCTTCTATCCTGTGGTTGGGAGTTAGACGGAAACATTTTGCATTCGATACATAGTCAACGTACCTTGTATTATATCCAATGCAACAACAAGGGAAAAATATACGAAAATGGTTTCACCTTTTCGTCTTCGTCTGTGGATTGATTGCGCATCCTTCTGAATCTATAACACCCGAAGGTAAACACACGTACGATGGAATTTAGTAAAATTAagacaatttattttgtccAAGGAATGGAATCGGGATTTTTCTCTAGCTAATCAACGTCTTATCCTACTACAGcttataatatatttttatttatttagtcgAACAACTTATCCGATCGTGGTCTCCTTTGATTTGGCTCCACAGCGAAGAAAGTTTTCTACCTAGCACAGTGGAGTTTTTTTTGCCCGAAGTTACAATTCAAGATGAAGAAGGTACAATTATCCAAGACTATGTAACCCCCGAAACTCTGATTGGCGGAGAAAACAGCTCAGTGTTACACATGCAAACACGCGAACCTTTGGGTACGACTATTTGAATAGTATTTTTATAGGTTTTAGTAATTAATTCCTATTCTATCAAATTATTCCCCATTGGGGTTGGAAATTTTACAAAGATAGATTGCCCCGCTTGTTACAACCTGGATGTATTTTTCGGCCAGTCGATCGAGATGGGAGGCGTGCCTGTCTACACAATCTACCGCGAATACGACGATGCATTTAATACCCTCGATGTCTCTTATTTCGCGTTTTACCCGTATAATCGTGGAAAGGATGCGTGTGTAGGTAGGGTATTTACCTATTTGATGAATATCCTTGCGTAAAAAGCTTCCCGCTACTGTAAAATTCCTTATAACAAATTACAGGTGTCCCAGTTAACGGAAGTTGTGTAGGAGCAGAGAAAAATCTTGGAAATCACGTGGGCGACTGGGAACACAATGCTCTGCGTTTTAGAGTTAGTATTTTTATAACGTgcttaaaaataatgaaaactaATCTTTAACATTTCCCCTTGAAGAATGGGAAGCCGTATATGATTCACCTTAACGTTCATAGCTTCGGTGCTTATTATACTTGGAATGAAACTACAAACAATTTTCAGTTCTTTGTTGGGGAGGAAGTTCGAGCTGCGGTATGAGTATCTTTTCTTTACTAACGTTTGTGATGCAGATGACAATTAGTTTATTGTGGAGAGTAGGTTGGTCGGGATTACAATGACGAACCTTCTGAAATGGAAGGAAGGTATGAACCACAGTATCCGCAAACAGTTGAACTTATTGGAACTCATCCCGTTGTGTACAGTGCTAATGGTTCACACGGTCTCTGGGGATCAGCAGGTCTATAGATAATTTCATATTAATCTCTCGCCTTATTTTAAACGATTGTTTACCAATATTGATGTGGTATTAGATGTACACACTTACGTCCCTGGCCTGCCTCTTCAGGATTTCACAGACGAAGGAAAGcatatattcaaaaataatcTAACAATATGGATTTAAAACTGTTAAATGAACTTTTTATGGACCTGCAGGAATGGCTTGGACAACGTGGGATAACCTTATTATAATTCCATGGTTGCCCAGCAATATAAGGTGTGTccattttttatcaaataATTTATCTTCCTATGGTTACATTCGGGTTAGTCGGGTTAAAATGATACATCATTGAGAACTAAATTATTTGTTGCAGCTATGAAGGAAATTTAAATTGGTTAAATTTCCTCGGGGACTGGGGTAACAGCGCAGAAGGGTGTGAATACGAAATCGTGACtggtaataaaaaatggaaatatgGCATAATAACATTATCACtgaaaattttattgtattttgtGAAATAGGTGAATGTGAACTTGGCTCGGGGCCAAGTGGTCCGAGAAGCAAAGTAGATTTCCCAGATCCGGAGCCTAAAACTTCTATGCAAAACTACTGATGGTTACAACAGAGATTTTGAAACAGAAACTTCCTTTACACGAAGCGTTTAGACCCCACTTTACTTTGTCACCCAGcaaatgtaaagaaaaaatatatatttagaacGTTAAATTTAGAACGTTAAACAATGTCTTCCGTTACTTTTTACAGCAAGCATTGGCATTTGGTTAAGAATTTTTActgctttttctgtttttaaaaatggcgcCTTGGTGCGCCCGAGTACATAAACGTTATCTGGCGTCGTTGCATTTcattcgaagaagaagaaaaaaaaacaaatccgaCAACGGTTGGGTCAGTAGAGTGAGTGTTGACTGCTGTTGAGCAGAAGTGTCCGTTTTTAAAAactgtgtgtgagtgtggctGTGTGTTTTGGGAAACATACTTAAATTTTCCAATGGCTGAGGATATAGAAATGGAAGATGAAAACTTCCTTGAACTAATATTAAGCAATCTGTTTAGAAAAGATTCAAACGGTGAGGCAATCGACTTCTATTTAAGACGAACTCGGTTAGGTCGTCAGGACAACGTAGAACAAGatgaaaagtttaagaaactAAAAGAACAAATTGAGGTAGTGGAATAACATTTATATAGCTAGCATGATATTatacaaaataatttgttcTTGTGAAAACAGAAATGTGGAGGACATCTTGGTGAGGAACCTAGAGGTTGTCATGCCATAGAGCTTGTGTTTCCTGAAGATATTACAGACATTGATGGAATCGATTCTGACCTTTTTAAAGCTGAGTACATAGAAGAATGCATGAAGTGTGGAGATCTTCTTGATCTGGAGCAATTCAGGTAAGTGCTTCCCATGTCAAAGACAGAATAGTTGATACAGCATGATgtaatgaacaaaaattatagGCTCGGCAAGTCACCTTATAGTTCAATCAACATCAACATGATTATGAAAGGATATGAAACATGGGACTCTGTATCAAGAACTAGGTattattgattcaaaatagtaaaatacCCAATACTTAAGTGTTGCTATGAAATAATGctctctttttcctccttATTTATTATAAAGTCCTCAGAAAGGCAGAAAGCTTCCAGACTTTGGATTACCTCTCGAAACCTctccagaaaaattcaaaagcaaCAACCCAGGAAAAAAGTAATAAggaaaatttccctttttaaattGCTTGATAAATTTACTTAAGAAATCTTTTCTTATAGGAGTCGCCGTGTTGAGTATTCCATTGAAGAAGATTTGGCAATCTTGAGGTTTTTGCTGGCAAATAACTTGTATGATAAAGTAGGAGGGAACGCTACATGGAAAATAGTTCATAGAGTAGGTTTGCTCATAAAAATTAAAGCATAACATGaagcttattttatttcttcttttgtagaCATTTCCTAACCATTCCTATCAGTCATTACACAACCGATTTCGCCGCTTTATCCTCCCCAACCTCAAGAAATATAAAGGTCTCACGAATAGTGAACGTAATCTTTTCAGTCGGGTTTCGTTCAGTGGTAACTCATCCGCATCTTCACCAGATAAATCCGTAGAGGTGAGCAATCAGAAACTAtcgtatttttcttcaaatttaacATATGAAAGTTCAACCACGTTTCAGATCGAGAATGGTAGTATTTCGTCATGCAGTGTGAGTCCAAAGAAACCTACGACAATTGATAAGGTCGCTTCTGTAGATGAGCAAGAATCACCTAATATTAGTCTTTCGTCTGTCAGAGAAAAGATAAATCAGACAAATGAAACGGTCATAGTCGATGAACTCATCACGAGAGGGAAAAAACATGTTTCATCGAGCAAAGTAAGTACATTTTGTCTTAGATCGATTGGTTCTTAATCTAaacttatttttgattttcattcGCTTTTCAGGTGGAAGAAATGGTGCATTTACAAATAACTGAGGAAATAACCAAGGAAGAGAACAATCCTCTACAAATAACTGAGGAAATAAACAAGGAAGAGAACAATCCTCTGACCCCCAGTTGTCTTGCGATGATACTAAACAATCTTTTTCGGAAGGAATCAAACGGTGACCCCATCGAATTTTATATGCGCCGAACTCGTTTTTGTCACCATGAGAACAATTTGGAATTGGAAGGCAAATGTAGTAAATTGAAAGAACAAATTGAGGTTCGTTTTACACACGATAGATATTATTCCAGTTTTTAAGGAATTCATTTCTTATTCACATATTGTTGTTTAGAAATGCGGAGGGAATTTCGGGGAGACGCCTCATAGCTGCCACTCTATAGAACTTGTCTTTCCTGAAGTGATTGAGGACATCGATGAAATTGATTCTGACGTTTTTAAAGCTGAATACGTAGAAGAATGCATCAAGTGTGGAGATCTTCTTGACTTGGAAAATTTCAGGTAAGGTTGTTATTTTAAGCCTAACGATTAATTGCGCGAaatgataaataataattgttttttctcaaaatttgtTCAGACTGGGCAAGTCACCCTATGATGGTTCAATAAACATCAATAACATATTGAAAGGACATGATTCGTGGGAAGCTGTAACACGAACCTCTCCTCGAAAAGGCAAAAAACTACTACATTCGGGTTCATCTTCcgaaaaagttgaaagttgCTCTTCTGGAAAAAAGTTTGCTTAGTATGTCTATTTTTAGGTATTTCTGAAATGACtatgaaatatttctttagGATACTTGTTGAATACTCCATCGAAGAAGATTTGGCTATTTTAAAGTGTTTGCTTTACAAAAATTTGCAT
It includes:
- the LOC124341923 gene encoding protein TSSC4-like; this translates as MEPQKLNDSFTLQCQNEEFSARRESIFGNLPIVELAHKEIPALSSSTCDIVIDEENSKNDDVTIYKGEESMFKRPMPKLKKSSYPPRRQHHLNRTNTPDHKKNPHKWVKYNLAATSDVTDKSNTAAALSFLRDLEDRKRKLEDVDEPADTSGKIVFKKPKTFEGRSEKGKTYRDGKLVMPAFEFGSGSKKQKESRRKLKASIEGSSQTTKIQSCLSHLEEEDGEEDPNTDDKNG
- the LOC124344518 gene encoding ribosomal L1 domain-containing protein 1-like isoform X2; protein product: MGLKIKKSPKPVTATQKKQSVPKKSTVSPAKKGTQIPPAGKKTEKKKSQKKNVTRPVDVPSEYVNMQDPSITSKCELQKSSVEAAVSAAFKAHELTLQKTKGGQLFDSEPHPINLLVSAIKISSSDPQPFRVKVPHPFLNDECDICLIVQDLEKGWKVNHEPTTQHYQELLDSKNVSFISEVMPLRQLRIEFKPFEARGKFAKRFDVVLVDKRIAKFIPRYLGKAFYQAGKLPVSIDIEAEDLLAEVNRALATSMMSMSNKGSSTQMQVGLSNQTEKQIIENIMAVYESMPKHFPGKFENIRSLYIRFGNNTWTVPIYVSFATRDSVTLPVSKKRDEPLIDDLSTLAPGWKIAVYPSGEVKKIKDEGYQHTDLDAAIEDIEAPEKVLELDGDEDMSDAEIDEKKTAAAKTSRKAPKNVKKTKRTTEASDVEDEPKSQDKSEKISKKKKAKPADDSSEDEGDALEEEYMKELDILEEKIVGANPEEGDDAEDDVEEAVEEEVKKADSKPKQIKKKTLKKMNIKKKAKRA
- the LOC124344518 gene encoding ribosomal L1 domain-containing protein 1-like isoform X1, which encodes MGLKIKKSPKPVTATQKKQSVPKKSTVSPAKKGTQIPPAGKKTEKKKSQKKNVTRPVDVPSEYVNMQDPSITSKCELQKSSVEAAVSAAFKAHELTLQKTKGGQLFDSEPHPINLLVSAIKISSSDPQPFRVKVPHPFLNDECDICLIVQDLEKGWKVNHEPTTQHYQELLDSKNVSFISEVMPLRQLRIEFKPFEARGKFAKRFDVVLVDKRIAKFIPRYLGKAFYQAGKLPVSIDIEAEDLLAEVNRALATSMMSMSNKGSSTQMQVGLSNQTEKQIIENIMAVYESMPKHFPGKFENIRSLYIRFGNNTWTVPIYVSFATRDSVTLPVSKKRDEPLIDDLSTLAPGWKIAVYPSGEVKKIKDEGYQHTDLDAAIEDIEAPEKVLELDGDEDMSDAEIDEKKTAAAKTSRKAPKNVKKTKRTTEASDVEDEPKSQDKSEKISKKKKAKPADDSSEDEGDALEEEYMKELDILEEKIVGANPEEGDDAEDGDDAEDGDDAEDDVEEAVEEEVKKADSKPKQIKKKTLKKMNIKKKAKRA
- the LOC124344520 gene encoding notchless protein homolog 1-like isoform X1, with translation MISKRKLSESDEKEEVGHVLAQFKSESGELLESPIDLPLNITTANLQLICNAFVKKSDDEATPYTFFVQDVEVTSNLAAALKNVVLDSEKVLEIIYQPQAVFQVRAVTRCTSSLPGHSEAVISVSFSPDGKQLASGSGDTTVRFWDLNTESPLFTCKGHRHWVLCTAWAPNGQTLASACKSGEIRLWDAATGTQKGKPLVGHKQWVTWLVWEPFHLNPQCRKLASSSKDGDVRIWDVVLGTCLINLAGHQQGVSCIRWGGTGLIYSASQDRTVKVWRSEDGILCRTLQGHAHWVNTLALSTDYVLRTGAFEPAEFGRTQKTLTPEEAQKKALDRYNLVQQVGPERLVSGSDDFTLFLWNPETDKKHLARMTGHQQLVNDVKFSPDSRLIASASFDKSIKIWDGRTGNFITTLRGHVQAVYQISWSADSRLLVSGSADSTLKVWNLKTKKLHLDLPGHGDEVFAVDWSPDSQRVVSGGRDKVLKIWRY
- the LOC124344585 gene encoding putative vacuolar protein sorting-associated protein TDA6; the encoded protein is MQQQGKNIRKWFHLFVFVCGLIAHPSESITPEVEQLIRSWSPLIWLHSEESFLPSTVEFFLPEVTIQDEEGTIIQDYVTPETLIGGENSSVLHMQTREPLDCPACYNLDVFFGQSIEMGGVPVYTIYREYDDAFNTLDVSYFAFYPYNRGKDACVGVPVNGSCVGAEKNLGNHVGDWEHNALRFRNGKPYMIHLNVHSFGAYYTWNETTNNFQFFVGEEVRAAVGRDYNDEPSEMEGRYEPQYPQTVELIGTHPVVYSANGSHGLWGSADVHTYVPGLPLQDFTDEGMAWTTWDNLIIIPWLPSNISYEGNLNWLNFLGDWGNSAEGCEYEIVTGECELGSGPSGPRSKVDFPDPEPKTSMQNY